A portion of the Pararge aegeria chromosome 10, ilParAegt1.1, whole genome shotgun sequence genome contains these proteins:
- the LOC120626945 gene encoding uncharacterized protein LOC120626945, whose translation MRLKLKMRRFTLLVLFLVLCVHLLAAKDLVLGSRVNNLLISTEKVVYNKIPLIRRDKDYTYTDPKRLIIKGIIARDLSRTDAEVTVTDGGVGDTYVKLHLRSQRGVGLNYLILIFTDNK comes from the exons atgagattaaaattaaaaatgagaaGGTTTACTTTGTTGGTGCTATTTTTGGTGCTGTGTGTACATTTGCTGGCAGCTAAAGACTTGGTGCTTGGATCGAGAGTCAATAACTTGCTAATCTCTACGGAGAAAGTcgtgtataataaaataccgtTAATAAGAAGAGACAAAGATTACACCTACACTGATCCAAAGCGACTTATTATTAAG GGCATCATCGCTCGTGATCTCTCACGAACAGACGCGGAGGTGACCGTAACCGATGGCGGCGTGGGCGACACGTACGTCAAACTACATCTGAGAAGCCAAAGGGGCGTAGGTCTCAACTATCTTATTCTGATATTTActgataacaaataa